A genomic stretch from Vibrio neptunius includes:
- the rsxB gene encoding electron transport complex subunit RsxB gives MSAILIAVLALAALAALFGAILGFASIRFKVEADPIVDQIDNILPQTQCGQCGYPGCRPYAEAIANGDEINKCPPGGQATIEKLADLMGVEATDSAHDLDDNVKTVAFIHEDMCIGCTKCIQACPVDAIVGGTKALHTVIKDECTGCDLCVAPCPTDCIEMIPVETTTASWKWQLDAIPVVDVTHSAKQQNRVN, from the coding sequence ATGAGCGCTATTCTTATTGCTGTATTGGCACTAGCTGCACTAGCCGCATTATTTGGAGCCATATTAGGATTTGCCTCGATCCGCTTTAAAGTCGAAGCGGACCCGATTGTCGACCAAATTGACAACATCTTGCCTCAGACCCAATGCGGCCAATGTGGCTATCCGGGCTGTCGTCCCTATGCCGAAGCGATTGCTAATGGCGACGAGATCAATAAGTGTCCTCCTGGTGGTCAGGCAACCATCGAAAAGCTGGCCGACCTTATGGGCGTCGAGGCAACAGACTCTGCACACGATCTAGACGACAATGTCAAAACCGTCGCATTTATTCATGAAGACATGTGCATTGGCTGTACTAAGTGTATTCAGGCTTGTCCCGTCGACGCGATCGTTGGCGGTACTAAAGCTCTCCACACGGTGATCAAAGACGAATGCACCGGGTGTGATTTGTGTGTCGCACCTTGCCCGACAGACTGTATTGAAATGATTCCTGTAGAAACCACTACAGCGAGCTGGAAGTGGCAACTGGACGCCATTCCTGTTGTTGATGTTACCCATTCTGCCAAGCAGCAGAATCGCGTGAATTAA
- the rsxA gene encoding electron transport complex subunit RsxA, protein MTEYLLLLVGTVLVNNFVLVKFLGLCPFMGVSKKLETAIGMGLATTFVLTLASVCSYLVESYVLEPLGLEYLRTMSFILVIAVVVQFTEMVVHKTSPTLYRLLGIFLPLITTNCAVLGVALLNINENHNFIESIIYGFGAAVGFSLVLILFASMRERIAAADVPAPFKGASIAMITAGLMSLAFMGFTGLVKL, encoded by the coding sequence ATGACCGAATATCTTTTGTTGCTGGTCGGCACTGTGCTGGTCAACAACTTTGTACTGGTGAAGTTTTTGGGCCTATGTCCATTCATGGGTGTTTCCAAGAAGCTGGAAACAGCAATCGGAATGGGGTTGGCAACCACGTTTGTCCTGACCCTAGCCTCGGTGTGCTCGTATCTGGTGGAAAGCTACGTTCTTGAGCCTTTGGGACTGGAATATTTGCGTACCATGAGCTTTATTCTCGTTATTGCCGTTGTGGTTCAGTTCACCGAAATGGTGGTGCACAAAACCAGTCCGACGCTCTATCGACTTCTGGGGATTTTCCTACCACTGATCACAACTAACTGTGCGGTTTTAGGTGTTGCTCTCCTCAACATTAACGAAAACCATAATTTCATCGAATCGATCATCTATGGGTTTGGTGCCGCGGTCGGTTTCTCACTGGTTCTTATTCTCTTTGCCTCTATGCGTGAGCGCATCGCGGCGGCCGATGTTCCTGCGCCGTTTAAAGGAGCATCGATTGCAATGATCACCGCTGGATTGATGTCTCTCGCTTTCATGGGCTTTACTGGACTGGTGAAATTGTAA
- a CDS encoding lytic transglycosylase domain-containing protein codes for MTHHRSLWKPALCLFFSLFLCPIYPLNAAPLPTEYGQELALLTPYKKHIEQRLVLNRALIDDIAKQLSSQSLPSQLVLLPMLESSFDPNAVSHANAAGLWQLMPATAQRFGLKVDANQDQRFDIQASTKVAIEYLAFLHNKFDDLALTIAAYNAGEGRISRAIKKSGSKAFSSLKLPAETTQYVHRFYALLNLIQLEKLLGKQPNPLFLFGESNHSPLVDLSPLPPLITL; via the coding sequence ATGACGCATCATCGCAGCCTTTGGAAACCAGCATTGTGCCTGTTTTTTTCGCTCTTTCTTTGTCCTATATACCCTCTAAACGCTGCACCTCTGCCGACTGAATATGGGCAGGAGCTAGCGTTGCTTACGCCCTATAAAAAACACATTGAACAACGGTTGGTGCTGAACCGAGCACTGATTGATGACATCGCCAAGCAGTTGTCATCTCAATCTTTGCCATCGCAGTTGGTGTTGTTGCCCATGCTAGAGTCTTCCTTCGATCCAAATGCTGTCTCTCACGCCAACGCAGCGGGTCTATGGCAACTGATGCCCGCCACAGCACAGCGCTTCGGCCTTAAAGTCGACGCAAATCAAGATCAGCGATTTGACATTCAAGCCAGCACTAAGGTGGCCATCGAATATTTAGCATTTTTGCACAATAAGTTTGACGATTTAGCACTTACCATTGCCGCATACAATGCAGGTGAAGGCCGAATATCTCGGGCGATCAAAAAATCTGGCAGTAAAGCGTTTTCATCACTCAAGCTCCCTGCTGAAACGACTCAATATGTGCATCGATTTTATGCACTACTCAACTTGATTCAGTTAGAGAAACTCCTAGGCAAGCAGCCTAATCCTCTGTTTTTATTCGGTGAATCGAATCATTCACCGCTCGTCGATTTATCTCCGCTACCACCCCTGATCACCTTATAA